Proteins from one Comamonas flocculans genomic window:
- a CDS encoding tryptophanase codes for MPKTMIEPFRIKSVEPIRMTTRLEREKLLQAARLNVFQLRAEDVLIDWLTDSGTGAMSARQWGAIMEGDESYAGARSYFRLEQVIRDITGMEHFVPTHQGRAAEKVLFTAVCKKGDLVPSNCHFDTTRANLEYVGVEAVDCVIAEGLQPATLHPFKGNIDLARVEALLKEQGERIPFGMITVTNNTGGGQPVSMANIRAYAALLKKYGKPLIMDVCRFAENAMFIKMRESGYEHTSVRDIAREMFSYADGATMSAKKDGMVNIGGFIVLRATDWLDEVRNDLIMMEGFPTYGGMAGRDLEALAVGLEEGLDEDYLRYRLRTAEYLGEKLEAAGVGFVKPTGGHAVYIDAKTVLPDMPVAHYPAWALCNALYLEGGIRGVEVGSMMFGKRLDDGTETFHSMELVRLAFPRRMYTQSHFDYAAEVIAEVKQKAAAIRGVRITKQPRFLRHFTVQCDWA; via the coding sequence GTGCCCAAAACCATGATCGAGCCGTTTCGCATCAAGAGCGTGGAGCCCATCCGCATGACCACGCGCCTTGAGCGCGAAAAGCTGCTGCAAGCCGCGCGGCTGAACGTTTTTCAGCTCAGGGCCGAAGACGTGCTGATCGACTGGCTCACCGACTCGGGCACCGGCGCGATGTCCGCGCGCCAGTGGGGCGCGATCATGGAGGGCGACGAGAGCTACGCCGGCGCGCGCAGCTACTTTCGCCTGGAGCAGGTGATCCGCGACATCACCGGCATGGAGCACTTCGTGCCCACCCACCAGGGCCGCGCGGCCGAGAAGGTTCTGTTCACCGCCGTCTGCAAGAAGGGCGACCTGGTGCCGAGCAACTGCCACTTCGACACCACCCGCGCCAACCTCGAATACGTCGGCGTGGAGGCGGTGGACTGCGTCATCGCCGAAGGCCTGCAGCCGGCCACGCTCCATCCCTTCAAGGGCAACATCGACCTTGCGCGCGTGGAGGCGCTGCTCAAGGAGCAGGGTGAGCGCATCCCGTTTGGCATGATCACCGTGACCAACAACACCGGCGGGGGCCAGCCGGTGTCCATGGCCAACATCCGCGCCTACGCGGCCCTGCTCAAGAAGTACGGCAAGCCGCTCATCATGGACGTGTGCCGCTTTGCCGAAAACGCCATGTTCATCAAGATGCGCGAGAGCGGCTATGAGCACACCAGCGTGCGCGACATCGCGCGCGAGATGTTCAGCTACGCCGACGGCGCCACCATGAGCGCCAAGAAGGACGGCATGGTCAACATCGGCGGCTTCATCGTGCTGCGCGCCACCGATTGGCTGGACGAGGTGAGGAACGACCTCATCATGATGGAAGGCTTTCCCACCTACGGCGGCATGGCCGGGCGCGACCTGGAAGCGCTGGCCGTGGGCCTGGAAGAAGGGCTGGATGAGGACTACCTGCGCTACCGCCTGCGCACCGCGGAATATCTGGGCGAAAAACTGGAGGCCGCAGGCGTGGGCTTCGTCAAGCCCACGGGCGGTCATGCGGTGTACATCGATGCCAAGACGGTGCTGCCGGACATGCCCGTGGCCCACTACCCGGCCTGGGCGCTGTGCAATGCGCTCTATCTGGAAGGCGGCATCCGCGGCGTGGAAGTCGGTTCGATGATGTTCGGCAAGCGCCTGGACGATGGCACCGAGACCTTCCACAGCATGGAACTGGTGCGCCTGGCCTTTCCGCGGCGCATGTACACGCAAAGCCACTTCGACTATGCGGCGGAGGTGATTGCCGAAGTCAAGCAAAAGGCGGCGGCCATCCGCGGCGTGCGCATCACCAAGCAGCCCAGGTTCCTGCGCCACTTCACGGTGCAGTGCGACTGGGCCTGA
- a CDS encoding ABC transporter transmembrane domain-containing protein produces the protein MSTPTHVAPPEARPSTARTLGALWPFLRPYRWPMLLALAFLLLAAAATLAFPLALRVAIDRGLRYASQGSMLRAHFVLLFLVAMAVGVFSAARYYMMSWLGERVTADLKSAVYAQVLRQSPAFFETTQTGEVLSRLTADATLIHTVIGSSFSMGLRNAVLGLGALIMLVWTNPYVMSVALAAVLVVVLPAMWIGRSVRRLSRASQDRVADASAIAAEVLNAIPVVQGYTAEQREARRFADSNEVAFQTAIRRSSVRALLVAFIIIANAALLLWGLYRGSQAVMAGQMSAGSLGQTVVYALFLASAVAVLGEVYGDLLRAAGATERLMELLVARPAITAPAPAQLREPAPGQGLEVRFEQLVFHYPSRPETPAIRGFDLHVRPGETVALVGASGAGKSTVFQLLQRFYDVDQGRITVGGVDVRALDPQALRRLIATVPQEAVIFSSSALDNIRYARPEATREQVLAAARAAFADEFISALPQGYDTFLGERGVRLSGGQRQRIAIARALLKDATILLLDEATSALDAHSERVVQQALDAALHQRAAHRVTLVIAHRLATVQHADRIVVLEHGRIVEQGSHAQLIAADGAYARLAALQFSA, from the coding sequence ATGTCCACACCCACGCACGTCGCGCCGCCCGAGGCCCGGCCCTCCACCGCCCGCACCCTGGGGGCGCTCTGGCCTTTTCTGCGCCCCTACCGCTGGCCGATGCTGCTGGCGCTGGCCTTCCTGCTGCTGGCGGCGGCCGCCACGCTCGCCTTCCCGTTGGCGCTGCGCGTGGCCATAGACCGTGGCCTGCGCTACGCCAGCCAGGGCAGCATGCTGCGCGCGCACTTCGTGCTGCTCTTTCTGGTGGCGATGGCGGTGGGCGTTTTTTCCGCCGCGCGCTACTACATGATGAGCTGGCTGGGCGAACGCGTGACGGCCGACCTCAAGAGCGCCGTCTATGCCCAGGTGCTGCGCCAGAGCCCGGCCTTTTTTGAAACCACGCAGACCGGCGAGGTGCTCTCGCGCCTGACGGCCGACGCCACGCTGATCCACACGGTGATCGGCTCCTCGTTTTCCATGGGCTTGCGCAACGCCGTGCTGGGCCTGGGCGCGCTCATCATGCTGGTCTGGACCAACCCCTACGTGATGTCGGTGGCGCTGGCCGCGGTACTGGTGGTGGTGCTGCCCGCGATGTGGATAGGGCGCAGCGTGCGGCGTCTGTCGCGCGCCAGCCAGGACCGCGTGGCCGACGCCAGCGCCATCGCCGCCGAGGTGCTCAACGCCATCCCCGTGGTGCAGGGCTACACCGCCGAGCAGCGCGAGGCGCGCCGCTTCGCCGATTCCAACGAGGTGGCCTTTCAGACCGCCATACGGCGCAGCAGCGTACGCGCGCTGCTGGTGGCCTTCATCATCATTGCCAACGCCGCCCTGCTGCTCTGGGGCCTGTACCGTGGCAGCCAGGCGGTCATGGCCGGGCAGATGAGCGCGGGCAGCCTGGGGCAGACCGTGGTGTACGCGCTCTTTCTGGCCAGCGCGGTGGCGGTGCTCGGCGAAGTTTACGGCGACCTGCTGCGCGCCGCCGGTGCCACCGAGCGGCTGATGGAGCTATTGGTCGCCCGCCCCGCGATCACCGCACCCGCACCTGCGCAATTGCGCGAGCCGGCGCCGGGCCAGGGGCTGGAGGTGCGCTTCGAGCAGCTGGTGTTTCACTACCCCTCGCGCCCCGAGACCCCGGCCATTCGAGGGTTCGACCTGCATGTGCGCCCCGGAGAGACGGTGGCGCTGGTGGGCGCCAGCGGCGCCGGCAAGTCCACGGTGTTTCAGCTCTTGCAGCGCTTTTACGACGTGGACCAGGGCCGCATCACGGTAGGCGGCGTGGACGTCCGCGCGCTCGATCCGCAGGCGCTGCGCCGGCTGATCGCCACCGTACCGCAGGAGGCGGTGATCTTCTCCAGCAGCGCGCTGGACAACATCCGCTACGCCCGCCCCGAAGCCACGCGCGAGCAGGTGCTGGCCGCCGCGCGCGCCGCCTTTGCCGACGAATTCATCAGCGCCCTGCCCCAGGGCTACGACACCTTCCTGGGCGAGCGCGGCGTGCGCCTGTCGGGCGGGCAGCGCCAGCGCATCGCGATCGCGCGGGCGCTGCTCAAGGACGCAACCATCCTGCTGCTCGACGAAGCCACCAGCGCGCTAGACGCGCACAGCGAACGCGTGGTGCAGCAGGCGCTGGACGCGGCGCTGCACCAGCGCGCGGCGCATCGCGTCACGCTGGTAATCGCACACCGCCTGGCCACCGTGCAGCATGCCGACCGCATCGTGGTGCTGGAGCACGGGCGCATCGTCGAACAGGGCAGCCACGCCCAGCTGATCGCCGCCGACGGCGCCTACGCGCGGCTGGCGGCGCTGCAGTTCAGCGCCTAG
- the ipdC gene encoding indolepyruvate/phenylpyruvate decarboxylase — translation MTVGLSLLRALKSHGAREIFGIPGDFVLPLFKQIEESAILPLVTLSHEPGLGFAADAAVRMHGGIGVTVVTYGAGALNMVNAVANAYAERVPLVIVAGCPGALEAQNGLVLHHQVQHVDTQWRIFREITCDQVRISDPAHAPDEIARVLRHCREYSLPVLIEVPRDITQAAMGEVPVLPATPYSDEAVAECADEWMQRIQAARHPVLVVDVEVRRFGLEARVAELARRLQLPVLTTFMGRGLLAEGQLLEGVQLHGTYLGIAGDARTTALLDESDLPVMLGAILSDVNFGVSAEKIDFRRALIAAQREARVGHHVYPNLPLAALVEALLQRIPAATRARAPAPMPIDAPGGLVADDEPVRAADVSRAINDRIRAHGPLPIASDMGDCLFAAMELLPTTLVAPGYYATMGYGVPAGMGVQLATGERSLTLVGDGAFQMTGLELGNCARLGIDPIVIVLNNQSWEMIRAFQPESRCSDLGDWHLARVADAIGGRGQRVRTRREFKAALDAAFAERGRFQLIELMIPPGDSTPTLKRFSDGIHAMRARR, via the coding sequence TTGACCGTAGGCCTGTCGCTGCTGCGCGCTCTCAAGAGCCACGGGGCGCGCGAAATCTTCGGTATTCCCGGGGATTTCGTGCTGCCGCTCTTCAAGCAGATCGAAGAGAGCGCCATCCTGCCGCTGGTCACGCTCAGCCATGAGCCTGGCCTGGGTTTCGCCGCCGATGCGGCGGTGCGCATGCACGGCGGCATCGGCGTCACCGTGGTCACCTATGGCGCGGGGGCGCTGAACATGGTGAACGCCGTCGCCAACGCCTATGCCGAGCGCGTGCCGCTGGTCATCGTCGCGGGCTGCCCCGGCGCGCTTGAAGCGCAAAACGGCCTGGTGCTGCATCACCAGGTGCAGCACGTGGATACGCAGTGGCGCATCTTTCGCGAAATCACCTGCGATCAGGTGCGCATTTCCGATCCGGCCCACGCGCCCGATGAAATCGCCCGCGTGCTGCGCCACTGCCGCGAGTATTCGCTGCCGGTGCTGATCGAGGTGCCACGCGACATCACGCAGGCAGCGATGGGCGAGGTGCCGGTGCTGCCCGCTACCCCGTACAGCGACGAAGCCGTGGCCGAATGCGCCGACGAATGGATGCAGCGCATCCAAGCGGCGCGCCACCCCGTGCTGGTGGTGGACGTGGAGGTGCGCCGCTTCGGGCTGGAAGCGCGCGTGGCCGAGCTCGCCCGCCGCTTGCAACTGCCGGTGCTCACCACCTTCATGGGGCGCGGCCTGCTGGCCGAGGGCCAACTGCTTGAAGGCGTGCAGCTGCACGGTACCTATCTGGGCATTGCCGGTGATGCACGAACCACCGCGCTACTCGATGAATCGGACCTGCCGGTGATGCTGGGCGCGATTCTCTCGGATGTGAACTTCGGCGTGAGCGCCGAGAAGATCGACTTTCGCCGCGCCCTGATCGCCGCCCAGCGCGAAGCGCGCGTCGGGCATCACGTCTACCCCAACCTGCCGCTGGCAGCGCTGGTCGAAGCCCTGCTCCAGCGCATCCCCGCCGCGACAAGGGCGCGGGCGCCCGCGCCCATGCCCATCGACGCCCCCGGTGGCTTGGTGGCCGACGACGAGCCGGTGCGCGCGGCCGACGTGAGCCGTGCGATCAATGACCGCATTCGCGCCCACGGGCCGCTGCCCATCGCCTCCGACATGGGCGACTGCCTGTTCGCCGCGATGGAGCTGTTGCCCACGACGCTGGTGGCGCCGGGTTACTACGCCACGATGGGCTACGGCGTGCCCGCCGGAATGGGTGTGCAACTGGCCACCGGCGAGCGCAGCCTGACGCTGGTGGGCGATGGGGCGTTTCAGATGACCGGGCTGGAGCTGGGCAATTGCGCGCGCCTTGGCATCGACCCCATCGTGATCGTGCTCAACAACCAGAGCTGGGAAATGATCCGCGCCTTCCAGCCCGAATCGCGCTGCTCTGATCTGGGCGACTGGCATCTGGCGCGCGTGGCCGACGCCATTGGCGGGCGTGGGCAGCGCGTGCGCACGCGCCGCGAGTTCAAAGCGGCGTTGGACGCGGCCTTTGCCGAGCGCGGGCGTTTCCAGTTGATCGAGCTGATGATCCCGCCCGGTGACAGCACCCCGACGCTCAAGCGCTTTTCCGACGGCATTCACGCGATGCGCGCGCGGCGTTGA
- a CDS encoding 2OG-Fe(II) oxygenase, producing MDDYDEIIAGLNRQGWSITDTTVAPQWCAELREHAERLWEEGAFEAGEFGLDLASGRQPEVRGDAVCWIEPASDLARLPFFEWMAGFRAVLNQRFNLGVRSQEFHFARYPRGRGYRKHLDQHRGRNLRKISIVLYLNPGWNPADGGELCFYQPANPELELARLAPLNARLAVFVSGLMPHAVLPCKTTRWSVTGWLRTDEAA from the coding sequence ATGGACGACTACGACGAAATCATCGCGGGTCTGAACCGCCAGGGCTGGAGCATCACCGACACCACGGTGGCGCCCCAGTGGTGCGCCGAGCTGCGCGAACATGCCGAACGGTTGTGGGAGGAGGGGGCGTTCGAGGCGGGTGAATTCGGCCTGGACCTGGCCAGCGGCAGGCAGCCTGAGGTGCGTGGCGACGCCGTGTGCTGGATAGAACCTGCCAGCGACCTGGCGCGGCTGCCCTTCTTTGAGTGGATGGCGGGCTTTCGGGCCGTGCTGAACCAGCGCTTCAACCTGGGCGTGCGCAGCCAGGAATTCCACTTTGCCCGTTATCCCCGGGGGCGCGGCTACCGCAAGCACCTGGACCAGCACCGCGGGCGCAACCTGCGCAAGATATCCATCGTGCTCTATCTGAATCCGGGCTGGAACCCGGCCGATGGCGGCGAGCTGTGCTTCTACCAGCCCGCCAATCCCGAGCTGGAGCTTGCGCGCCTGGCGCCGCTGAACGCCCGCCTGGCGGTGTTCGTGAGCGGTCTGATGCCGCACGCGGTGCTGCCCTGCAAGACCACACGCTGGAGCGTGACCGGCTGGCTGCGCACCGACGAAGCGGCCTGA
- a CDS encoding entericidin A/B family lipoprotein: MKKIAALAPLLLAVFLVGCNTVKGMGQDVQRAGGAIERAADK; the protein is encoded by the coding sequence ATGAAAAAAATTGCCGCGCTCGCTCCCCTGCTCCTGGCCGTGTTCCTGGTCGGCTGCAACACCGTCAAGGGCATGGGCCAGGACGTGCAGAGGGCCGGTGGCGCCATCGAGCGCGCCGCCGACAAGTAA
- the leuC gene encoding 3-isopropylmalate dehydratase large subunit produces the protein MGRTLYDKVFDEHVVHTEDDGTAVLYIDRHLVHEVTSPQAFEGLREAGRSVWRTSSIIATADHNTPTTGWELGYDGIADPISKLQIETLDDNIHKNGAAAFFPFLSKRQGIVHVIGPENGATLPGMTVVCGDSHTSTHGAFGALAHGIGTSEVEHVLATQCLLTKKARNMLVRVNGQVAPGITAKDIVLAIIGKIGTAGGTGYTIEFAGEAIQALSMEGRMTVCNMTIEAGARAGMIAVDQKTIDYFKGKPLAPTGVQWDMAVKYWQTLHSDPDAKFDAVVDLNAADILPQVTWGTNPEMVVDINARVPDPEKEKDPVIRHAMERALTYMGLQPGKPMQDIFVDKVFIGSCTNSRIEDLRAAAAVVKKLNQKVARNIKLAMVVPGSGLVKAQAEREGLDQVFLAAGFEWREPGCSMCLAMNADRLEPGERCASTSNRNFEGRQGAGGRTHLVSPAMAAAAAIHGHFVDIRKFA, from the coding sequence ATGGGACGCACCCTGTACGACAAGGTCTTTGACGAGCACGTGGTCCATACCGAGGACGACGGCACGGCCGTCCTCTACATAGACCGCCACCTGGTGCATGAGGTCACCAGCCCGCAGGCCTTCGAAGGACTGCGCGAGGCCGGGCGCTCCGTCTGGCGCACCAGCTCCATCATCGCCACGGCCGACCACAACACGCCCACCACCGGCTGGGAGCTGGGCTACGACGGCATCGCCGACCCGATCAGCAAACTGCAGATCGAAACGCTGGACGACAACATCCACAAGAACGGCGCGGCCGCCTTCTTCCCCTTTCTGTCCAAACGCCAGGGCATCGTGCACGTGATCGGCCCAGAGAACGGCGCGACGCTGCCTGGCATGACGGTGGTCTGCGGCGACAGCCACACCAGCACGCACGGCGCCTTCGGCGCCCTTGCGCACGGCATAGGCACCAGCGAGGTCGAACACGTGCTGGCCACCCAGTGCCTGTTGACCAAGAAGGCCAGGAACATGCTGGTGCGGGTGAACGGCCAGGTGGCGCCCGGCATCACCGCCAAGGACATCGTGCTGGCCATCATCGGCAAGATAGGCACGGCGGGCGGCACGGGCTACACCATCGAATTCGCCGGGGAGGCCATCCAGGCACTGTCGATGGAAGGGCGCATGACGGTGTGCAACATGACCATCGAGGCCGGCGCGCGCGCGGGCATGATCGCCGTGGACCAGAAGACCATCGACTACTTCAAGGGCAAGCCGCTCGCGCCCACCGGCGTGCAGTGGGACATGGCCGTCAAGTACTGGCAGACCCTGCACTCGGACCCCGACGCCAAATTCGACGCGGTGGTCGACTTGAACGCCGCCGACATCCTGCCCCAGGTCACCTGGGGCACCAACCCCGAGATGGTGGTGGACATCAACGCCCGCGTGCCCGACCCCGAGAAGGAAAAAGACCCGGTGATTCGCCACGCCATGGAGCGCGCCCTGACCTACATGGGGCTGCAGCCGGGCAAACCGATGCAGGACATCTTCGTGGACAAGGTCTTCATCGGCTCGTGCACCAACAGCCGCATCGAAGACCTGCGCGCGGCCGCCGCGGTCGTCAAGAAGCTCAACCAGAAGGTCGCCAGGAACATCAAGCTCGCCATGGTCGTGCCCGGCTCGGGCCTGGTGAAGGCGCAGGCCGAGCGCGAGGGGCTGGACCAGGTCTTCCTGGCCGCCGGCTTCGAATGGCGCGAGCCGGGCTGCTCGATGTGCCTGGCGATGAACGCCGACCGGCTGGAGCCGGGCGAGCGCTGCGCCTCCACCAGCAACCGCAACTTCGAAGGCCGCCAGGGCGCGGGCGGGCGCACCCACCTGGTCAGCCCCGCCATGGCGGCGGCGGCAGCCATCCACGGTCATTTCGTCGACATCCGCAAATTTGCCTGA
- a CDS encoding BON domain-containing protein: protein MLSVTSLAACAVGYGGGYQEGYYGGRDHAQERHELARQARERDLERRVSAALEADPRTKIYSLKVTSQGDGAIVISGTPANGFIGRDMALRVASRVPGVRSVASSMTMD from the coding sequence ATGCTGTCAGTCACCTCGCTCGCCGCCTGCGCCGTGGGCTACGGTGGCGGCTACCAGGAGGGCTACTACGGCGGCCGCGACCATGCGCAGGAGCGCCACGAGCTGGCGCGCCAGGCCCGTGAGCGTGACCTGGAGCGGCGCGTGAGCGCGGCGCTGGAAGCCGATCCGCGCACCAAAATCTACAGCCTCAAGGTCACCTCGCAGGGCGATGGCGCCATCGTCATCAGCGGCACGCCGGCCAATGGCTTCATCGGGCGCGACATGGCGCTGCGGGTAGCCTCGCGGGTTCCCGGCGTGCGTTCGGTGGCCAGCAGCATGACCATGGACTGA
- a CDS encoding tyrosine phenol-lyase — protein sequence MQTTNYPAEPYKIKVVEPIAMTTRQQRAQYLRDAGYNTFLINSEQCYIDLLTDSGTTAMSDKQWAGMMLGDEAYAGSKNFLHLQATVREYYGFKHIIPTHQGRGAENLLSRLCIKPGDVVPGNMYFTTTRAHQELNGAKFVDIIIDEAHDSQADVPFKGNVDLEKLQKLIDEVGPERIPYVCVAVTVNLAGGQPVSMENLRAVHALCAPLGIKVMFDATRCVENAYFIKTREPSCADKSIREILKEMMSYADGCTMSGKKDCLVNIGGFLCMNDDKLYQRASELVVLFEGMPSYGGLAGRDMEAMARGIKESVDFHYIEHRIAQCRYLADRLEAAGVPIVRPVGGHAVFLDARAFLDHIPQDEFPAQTLAAQLYLESGVRSMERGIVSAGRNKETGDHHRPKLELVRLTIPRRVYTYAHLDVVAQSCINLYARRREIGGMKMVYEPAFLRFFTARFEPLPVKTPAAPAERVTELETA from the coding sequence ATGCAGACGACGAATTACCCCGCCGAGCCCTACAAGATCAAGGTCGTCGAGCCGATCGCGATGACCACCCGCCAGCAGCGCGCGCAGTACCTCAGGGACGCGGGCTACAACACCTTCCTGATCAACTCCGAGCAGTGCTACATCGACCTGCTCACCGACAGCGGTACCACTGCCATGAGCGACAAGCAGTGGGCCGGCATGATGCTGGGCGACGAAGCCTACGCCGGCAGCAAGAACTTCCTGCACCTGCAGGCCACGGTGCGCGAGTACTACGGCTTCAAGCACATCATCCCGACGCACCAGGGGCGCGGCGCCGAGAACCTGCTCTCGCGCCTGTGCATCAAGCCCGGCGACGTCGTGCCCGGCAACATGTACTTCACCACCACGCGTGCCCACCAGGAGCTCAACGGCGCCAAGTTCGTCGACATCATCATCGACGAGGCGCATGACTCGCAGGCGGACGTGCCCTTCAAGGGCAACGTCGATCTGGAGAAGCTGCAAAAGCTGATCGATGAGGTGGGCCCTGAGCGCATCCCCTACGTCTGCGTGGCCGTCACGGTGAACCTGGCGGGCGGTCAGCCGGTGAGCATGGAAAACCTGCGCGCCGTGCACGCGCTGTGCGCGCCGCTGGGCATCAAGGTCATGTTCGACGCCACGCGCTGCGTGGAAAACGCCTACTTCATCAAGACGCGCGAACCCTCTTGCGCCGACAAGAGCATCCGCGAGATCTTGAAGGAGATGATGAGCTACGCCGACGGCTGCACCATGAGCGGCAAGAAGGACTGCCTTGTGAACATCGGCGGCTTCCTGTGCATGAACGACGACAAGCTCTACCAGCGTGCCAGCGAGCTGGTGGTGCTGTTCGAGGGCATGCCCAGCTACGGGGGCCTGGCCGGGCGCGACATGGAGGCGATGGCCCGCGGCATCAAGGAATCGGTGGATTTCCATTACATCGAGCACCGCATCGCGCAGTGCCGTTACTTGGCCGACAGGCTGGAGGCCGCGGGCGTGCCCATCGTGCGCCCGGTTGGCGGCCACGCCGTGTTCCTGGACGCGCGCGCCTTCCTCGATCACATCCCGCAAGACGAATTCCCGGCTCAGACCCTGGCCGCGCAGCTCTACCTGGAAAGCGGCGTGCGAAGCATGGAGCGTGGCATCGTGAGCGCCGGGCGCAACAAGGAAACGGGCGATCACCACCGGCCCAAGCTTGAACTGGTGCGCCTGACCATCCCGCGCCGCGTCTATACCTATGCACACCTGGACGTGGTGGCGCAGTCGTGCATCAACCTGTACGCGCGCCGTCGCGAGATCGGCGGCATGAAGATGGTCTATGAACCGGCCTTCTTGCGCTTTTTCACCGCGCGCTTCGAGCCGTTGCCTGTGAAAACCCCGGCTGCGCCCGCCGAGCGCGTGACCGAACTGGAAACCGCTTGA
- a CDS encoding sensor domain-containing diguanylate cyclase: MRGAAQFSCGHGLWRWLWGLVLLAALLPARAQQPAPVDVRDVTGPALVLAPSVQALEDPQATFTLAQVMQPPLAGRFAAGLGKDEAFNFGITPSAWWFRFTLENPGDEALTRVLEVAYPRLSQVTLYQPGSGASVQPTETGMQAPFASRPLAWRAFAFPLKLGPQTQQTYYLRVHSLTAFIVPLRLWQPAAFAHHVAGDSAAQAWYFGMASAMVLFNLLIFLWLRERLFLHYVFFAASMAFALAAQNGLVKQFLPLQPPWWSDLAATFGYSLAIATGLQFMRKLLDTAHTLGRWDGALRALVWFFVLSPVVFPFTGQSLIRTAAVVYLLAIVVAAAVLAHGMLRRQRSAYFYGAAALMLVAGALVNVLRALGLVPTNVFTANAMQIGSALEMVLLALALADRYAQLRREKLAMQKDLLQAQTQLIEHLRQSEQQLEHKVLARTEELSRLNQQLAALSVTDGLTGIANRRRFDELLQAEWLRARRAGMALGLAILDVDWFKGYNDRFGHPAGDACLRAIATLLRECVQREADLVARYGGEEFVMLMPGESAAGVRRSCERLRSRLQAQAMAHPDSPLGQVTVSVGIASMVPGADEGPQQLLRRADVALYQAKKAGRDRVVVFEPHAV, translated from the coding sequence ATGCGCGGCGCCGCTCAGTTCTCCTGCGGGCACGGGCTCTGGCGCTGGCTGTGGGGCCTGGTCCTGCTCGCCGCCTTGTTGCCTGCCCGGGCGCAGCAACCGGCGCCCGTCGATGTGCGCGATGTGACGGGTCCCGCGCTGGTGCTGGCGCCGAGCGTGCAGGCGCTGGAAGATCCGCAGGCCACGTTCACGCTGGCGCAGGTGATGCAGCCCCCGTTGGCCGGGCGCTTTGCCGCAGGCCTGGGCAAGGACGAAGCCTTCAATTTCGGCATTACGCCATCGGCCTGGTGGTTTCGCTTCACGCTGGAAAACCCCGGTGACGAGGCGCTCACGCGGGTGCTGGAAGTGGCCTATCCGCGCCTGTCGCAGGTCACGCTCTATCAGCCCGGCAGCGGCGCCAGCGTGCAGCCCACCGAGACCGGCATGCAGGCGCCGTTTGCCTCGCGCCCGCTCGCCTGGCGCGCGTTTGCCTTCCCGCTCAAGCTCGGGCCGCAGACGCAGCAGACCTACTACCTGCGCGTGCACTCGCTCACCGCCTTCATCGTGCCGCTGCGGCTTTGGCAGCCGGCGGCGTTTGCACACCACGTGGCGGGTGACTCCGCGGCGCAGGCCTGGTATTTCGGCATGGCCAGCGCCATGGTGCTGTTCAACCTGCTGATCTTCCTGTGGCTGCGCGAGCGCCTGTTCCTGCACTACGTATTCTTCGCTGCCAGCATGGCGTTCGCGCTGGCGGCGCAAAACGGCCTGGTCAAACAGTTCCTGCCGCTGCAGCCGCCGTGGTGGTCCGACCTGGCCGCCACCTTCGGCTATTCGCTGGCGATCGCTACCGGACTGCAGTTCATGCGCAAGCTGCTCGATACCGCGCACACCCTGGGGCGCTGGGATGGGGCGCTGCGTGCGCTGGTGTGGTTCTTCGTGCTCAGCCCGGTGGTGTTTCCCTTCACTGGCCAGAGCCTGATCCGCACGGCGGCGGTGGTCTATCTGCTGGCCATCGTGGTGGCGGCCGCGGTGCTGGCGCACGGCATGCTCAGGCGCCAGCGCAGCGCCTACTTCTACGGCGCCGCCGCATTGATGCTGGTCGCGGGCGCGCTGGTCAATGTGCTGCGCGCGCTCGGCCTGGTGCCGACCAACGTGTTCACCGCCAATGCCATGCAGATCGGCTCGGCGCTGGAGATGGTCTTGCTGGCGCTGGCCCTGGCCGACCGCTATGCGCAGCTGCGGCGCGAGAAGCTGGCGATGCAAAAAGACCTGCTCCAGGCGCAGACGCAGTTGATCGAGCACCTCAGGCAGTCCGAGCAGCAGCTCGAGCACAAGGTGCTCGCGCGCACCGAAGAGCTCTCGCGCCTGAATCAGCAGCTGGCCGCGTTGAGTGTGACCGACGGCCTGACCGGCATCGCCAACCGGCGCCGCTTCGACGAGCTGCTGCAGGCCGAATGGCTGCGCGCACGCCGCGCGGGCATGGCGCTGGGCCTGGCGATTCTGGACGTGGACTGGTTCAAGGGCTACAACGACCGCTTCGGTCATCCGGCGGGCGACGCCTGCCTGCGCGCCATTGCCACGCTGCTGCGCGAGTGCGTGCAGCGCGAAGCCGATCTGGTGGCGCGCTACGGCGGCGAGGAATTCGTCATGCTCATGCCTGGCGAGAGCGCCGCAGGCGTGCGCCGCAGCTGCGAGCGCCTGCGCTCCCGGCTGCAAGCGCAGGCCATGGCCCACCCCGACTCACCGCTGGGCCAGGTCACGGTGAGCGTAGGCATTGCCAGCATGGTGCCAGGCGCGGATGAAGGGCCCCAGCAGCTGCTGCGCCGCGCGGACGTGGCGCTGTACCAGGCCAAGAAGGCGGGGCGCGACCGCGTCGTGGTGTTCGAGCCGCACGCCGTGTGA